Proteins from a genomic interval of Mycobacterium conspicuum:
- a CDS encoding RNA degradosome polyphosphate kinase yields the protein MMRNDRIVTDIEAQARADESEWHPDESALAAPPAATPAARHDQLPDDRYLNRELSWLDFNARVLALAADNSLPLLERAKFLAIFASNLDEFYMVRVAGLKRRDEMGLSVRSADGLTPREQLARIGEQTQQIATRHARVFLDSVRPALAEEGIYIVTWADLGEAEREQLSTYFNEQVFPVLTPLAVDPAHPFPFVSGLSLNLAVTVKQPDDQGQHFARVKVPDNVDRFVELESHGAEGQVRYLPMEELIAAFLPVLFPGMEVVEHHAFRITRNADYEVEEDRDEDLLQALERELARRRFGSPVRIEVADDMTESMLELLLRELDVHPGDVIEVPGLLDLSSLWQIYGVDRPALKDRTFVPATSPAFVDRETPRSIFATLREGDVLLHHPYESFSTSFQRFIEQAAADPNVLAIKQTLYRTSGDSPIVRALISAAEAGKQVVAMVEIKARFDEQANIRWARTLEQAGVHVVYGYVGLKTHCKTCLVVRREGSAIRRYCHVGTGNYNGKTARLYEDLGLLTAAPDIGADLTDLFNSLTGYSRKVSYRNLLVAPHSIRTGIIERVEREIAAHREGGGGRIRLKMNSLVDEQVIDALYRASRAGVQVDVVVRGICALRPGAEDYSENISVRSILGRFLEHSRIIHFNRINEFWIGSADMMHRNLDRRVEVLVQVKDNRLTTYLDDLFESALDPSTRCWELGPDGQWTASPQDGQSVRDHQVSLMELHTSP from the coding sequence GTGATGAGGAATGATCGCATCGTGACCGATATCGAAGCTCAGGCGCGCGCCGACGAATCCGAGTGGCACCCGGACGAATCCGCGCTCGCGGCGCCCCCGGCCGCGACCCCCGCCGCTCGCCACGACCAGCTGCCGGATGATCGCTACCTGAATCGGGAATTGAGTTGGCTGGACTTCAACGCGCGGGTGTTGGCGCTGGCCGCCGACAACTCACTGCCGCTCTTGGAGCGCGCCAAGTTCCTCGCGATTTTCGCGTCCAACCTCGACGAGTTCTACATGGTCCGGGTGGCCGGCCTCAAGCGCCGCGACGAGATGGGGCTGTCGGTCCGCTCGGCCGACGGTCTGACACCGCGTGAGCAGCTGGCCCGCATCGGCGAACAGACGCAACAGATCGCGACCCGGCATGCCCGGGTGTTTCTGGATTCGGTGCGACCGGCGCTGGCCGAGGAAGGCATCTATATAGTCACGTGGGCCGATTTGGGTGAGGCCGAGCGCGAGCAGCTGTCAACCTATTTCAACGAGCAGGTCTTCCCGGTGCTGACCCCGCTGGCCGTCGACCCCGCGCACCCGTTCCCATTCGTGAGCGGGTTGAGCCTGAACCTCGCGGTCACGGTGAAGCAGCCCGACGACCAAGGTCAGCATTTCGCCCGAGTCAAGGTGCCCGACAACGTCGACCGGTTCGTCGAATTGGAAAGCCATGGCGCCGAGGGGCAGGTTCGCTATCTGCCGATGGAGGAGCTGATCGCCGCCTTCCTGCCGGTGCTGTTCCCCGGTATGGAGGTCGTCGAGCATCACGCGTTTCGCATCACCCGCAACGCCGACTACGAGGTTGAGGAGGACCGCGACGAGGACCTCCTGCAAGCGCTGGAACGGGAACTGGCGCGCAGGCGGTTCGGTTCGCCGGTGCGCATCGAGGTCGCCGACGACATGACCGAGAGCATGTTGGAACTGCTGTTGCGCGAACTCGACGTGCACCCCGGGGACGTCATCGAAGTTCCCGGCCTGCTCGATCTGTCCTCGCTGTGGCAGATCTACGGCGTCGACCGCCCGGCGCTCAAAGACCGCACGTTCGTACCGGCGACCAGTCCGGCGTTCGTCGACCGGGAAACGCCCCGCAGCATTTTCGCGACGCTGCGCGAAGGCGATGTACTGCTTCATCATCCGTACGAATCGTTTTCCACCAGCTTCCAGCGATTCATCGAACAGGCCGCCGCCGATCCCAACGTGCTCGCGATCAAGCAGACGTTGTACCGCACCTCTGGTGATTCGCCGATCGTTCGGGCCCTCATCTCCGCCGCCGAAGCCGGAAAGCAAGTCGTGGCAATGGTGGAGATCAAGGCCCGCTTCGACGAACAGGCCAACATCCGCTGGGCGCGCACGCTTGAGCAGGCGGGCGTGCATGTGGTGTACGGCTACGTCGGGCTTAAGACGCACTGCAAGACCTGCCTGGTGGTGCGTCGCGAAGGGTCGGCCATCCGGCGGTACTGCCACGTGGGGACCGGCAACTACAACGGCAAGACCGCGCGGCTTTACGAGGACCTCGGTCTGCTCACGGCGGCACCCGACATCGGTGCCGATCTGACCGACTTGTTCAACTCGCTCACCGGCTACTCGCGCAAGGTGTCCTACCGCAACCTGTTGGTGGCCCCGCACAGCATCCGCACCGGCATCATCGAACGCGTCGAGCGTGAGATCGCCGCCCACCGTGAGGGCGGCGGGGGCCGGATCCGGCTCAAGATGAATTCACTTGTCGACGAACAGGTCATCGATGCGCTGTACCGCGCGTCGCGGGCCGGTGTGCAAGTCGACGTGGTGGTGCGCGGGATCTGCGCGCTACGCCCCGGTGCGGAGGATTACTCGGAGAACATCTCGGTCCGCTCCATCCTCGGACGATTTTTGGAGCACTCGCGGATTATCCATTTCAATCGCATCAACGAGTTCTGGATCGGCAGCGCCGACATGATGCATCGCAACCTCGACCGGCGAGTCGAGGTGCTGGTTCAGGTCAAGGACAATAGGCTCACCACGTATTTGGACGACCTGTTCGAGTCCGCGCTCGACCCGTCCACTCGGTGTTGGGAGCTCGGGCCCGACGGGCAGTGGACCGCGTCGCCACAGGACGGTCAGAGCGTGCGCGACCACCAAGTATCTTTGATGGAGCTGCACACTAGCCCCTAA
- a CDS encoding HU family DNA-binding protein, whose protein sequence is MNKAELIDVLTQKLGSDRRQATAAVENVVDTIVRAVHKGDSVTITGFGVFEQRRRAARVARNPRTGETVKVKPTSVPAFRPGAQFKAVVAGAQRLPAEGPAVKRGVVGGTAAKKAPAKKASAAKKAAKKAPAKKAAAKKAPAKKTVAKKAPAKKTVARKAPAKKTVARKAPAKKTVARKAPAKKTVAKKAPVRKAATKAPAKKAAKKAPAKKAASRGRR, encoded by the coding sequence ATGAACAAAGCAGAGCTCATAGATGTGCTCACACAGAAATTGGGCTCGGACCGTCGGCAGGCGACCGCCGCCGTCGAGAATGTCGTTGACACCATTGTGCGTGCGGTGCACAAGGGCGACAGCGTCACGATTACCGGGTTCGGTGTGTTCGAGCAGCGTCGCCGCGCGGCGCGTGTGGCCCGTAATCCGCGTACCGGCGAGACCGTGAAGGTAAAGCCGACGTCCGTCCCGGCGTTTCGTCCGGGCGCTCAATTCAAAGCGGTTGTAGCTGGCGCACAGCGCCTCCCGGCGGAAGGACCTGCAGTGAAACGTGGTGTTGTTGGCGGCACGGCGGCCAAGAAGGCTCCGGCGAAGAAGGCCTCAGCGGCCAAGAAGGCGGCGAAGAAGGCTCCGGCCAAGAAGGCCGCCGCCAAGAAAGCTCCGGCCAAGAAGACCGTCGCCAAGAAGGCTCCGGCCAAGAAGACCGTCGCCCGCAAGGCTCCGGCCAAGAAGACCGTCGCCCGCAAGGCTCCGGCTAAGAAGACCGTCGCCCGCAAGGCTCCGGCCAAGAAGACCGTCGCCAAGAAGGCTCCGGTGCGCAAGGCCGCAACCAAGGCCCCGGCCAAGAAGGCGGCGAAGAAGGCTCCCGCCAAGAAGGCCGCAAGCCGCGGTCGTCGGTAA
- the leuD gene encoding 3-isopropylmalate dehydratase small subunit, giving the protein MEAFQTHTGIGVPLRRSNVDTDQIIPAAFLKRVTRTGFEDGLFASWRTDPSFVLNLSPFDRGSVLVAGPDFGTGSSREHAVWALMDYGFRVVISSRFGDIFRGNAGKAGLLAAQVDQDGVELLWKLIEQTPGLEITVNLQDRNVTAGTTVLPFKIDDYTAWRLLEGLDDIGLTLRKLDEIERFEAARPDWKPRTLPVS; this is encoded by the coding sequence GTGGAAGCCTTTCAGACCCACACGGGTATCGGTGTGCCGCTGCGACGCTCCAATGTCGATACCGACCAGATCATTCCGGCGGCCTTTTTGAAGCGGGTCACCCGAACCGGTTTCGAGGACGGCCTGTTTGCGAGTTGGCGGACGGATCCGTCATTCGTGCTGAATCTCAGCCCCTTTGATCGGGGTTCAGTCTTGGTCGCCGGGCCCGATTTCGGGACCGGGTCGTCGCGCGAGCACGCGGTCTGGGCGCTCATGGACTACGGGTTCCGGGTGGTTATCTCGTCTCGCTTCGGCGACATTTTCCGGGGCAACGCCGGCAAGGCGGGGCTGCTGGCGGCCCAAGTCGACCAAGACGGCGTGGAACTCCTTTGGAAGCTCATCGAGCAGACCCCGGGGCTGGAAATCACTGTCAATCTTCAAGATCGAAATGTCACCGCGGGAACGACGGTGCTGCCGTTCAAGATTGACGACTACACCGCATGGCGGTTGCTCGAAGGACTTGACGATATAGGCCTTACGCTGCGGAAACTCGATGAGATCGAGCGGTTTGAGGCGGCTCGTCCGGACTGGAAACCGCGCACCTTACCCGTCTCCTAA
- the cofC gene encoding 2-phospho-L-lactate guanylyltransferase has translation MNGTRADEPDVGLIIAVKRLTAAKTRLAPVFSARTRENVVLAMLVDTLTAATRAGSVRSITVITPDEAAAAAASELGAAVLADPTPEGHADPLNNAIAAAERAIADADPSVSNLVVLQGDLPALQPQELSEAVAAARHHRRSFVSDRLGTGTSALFAFGTTLDPQFGPDSSARHRRSGAIELTGAWPGLRCDVDTPADLAVARRLGVGAATARAIAAPPAPAK, from the coding sequence ATGAACGGCACACGGGCCGACGAGCCGGACGTCGGCTTGATCATCGCCGTCAAGCGGCTGACGGCCGCCAAGACCAGGCTGGCGCCGGTCTTTTCGGCGCGCACCCGAGAAAACGTGGTGCTGGCCATGCTGGTGGACACCTTGACCGCGGCGACGCGCGCCGGATCTGTGCGCTCCATCACCGTCATCACGCCCGACGAAGCCGCGGCAGCCGCGGCCAGCGAGCTCGGCGCCGCGGTGCTGGCCGACCCGACGCCCGAAGGCCACGCCGATCCACTGAACAACGCGATCGCCGCCGCCGAACGTGCAATCGCCGATGCGGACCCCAGCGTCTCGAATCTTGTTGTGCTGCAAGGGGATTTACCGGCGTTGCAGCCGCAGGAACTGTCCGAGGCCGTCGCCGCCGCGCGACATCATCGGCGCAGTTTCGTCTCCGACCGACTGGGCACGGGAACCTCGGCGCTGTTCGCGTTCGGGACCACACTGGACCCTCAGTTCGGCCCGGACTCGTCCGCGCGGCACCGCCGTTCGGGCGCGATCGAGCTGACGGGCGCGTGGCCCGGCCTGCGCTGCGACGTCGACACCCCCGCCGACTTGGCGGTCGCCCGACGACTCGGGGTCGGGGCCGCGACCGCGCGGGCCATCGCCGCGCCGCCGGCCCCAGCAAAGTAG
- the mutT1 gene encoding 8-oxo-(d)GTP phosphatase MutT1, whose protein sequence is MSNQNSSARRRSGARIVYAAGAVLWRPGDVDSAEGAIEVAVIHRPRYDDWSLPKGKVDPGETAPVAAVREVFEETGHRCVLGRRIDAVSYPIDLGIKKVYYWAARSAGGEFIPGKEVDELVWLPVVDAMKKLDYAQDRKVLRRFAKQPADTQTVLVVRHGTAGSKSRYSGDDTKRPLDKRGRAQAEALVPQLLAFGATKVYAADRVRCEQTLEPLAAELGVRIHTERALTEEAYAKSPKRGRHQVLRIAAQGGTPVICSQGKVIPDLIAWWCDRDGVRPDKARNHKGSTWVLSLSAGKLIAADHIGGALAANVRA, encoded by the coding sequence CTGTCGAACCAGAACTCGTCGGCCCGTCGGCGCTCAGGCGCTCGGATCGTCTATGCGGCCGGTGCGGTGTTGTGGCGGCCGGGTGATGTGGACTCGGCGGAGGGCGCCATCGAGGTCGCGGTGATCCACCGTCCCCGCTATGACGACTGGTCGTTGCCCAAGGGCAAAGTAGATCCCGGCGAGACCGCGCCGGTGGCCGCGGTGCGGGAAGTATTCGAGGAGACGGGTCATCGCTGCGTCCTCGGCAGGCGGATCGACGCGGTGAGCTACCCGATCGATCTCGGCATCAAGAAGGTGTACTACTGGGCTGCGCGCAGCGCCGGCGGTGAATTCATTCCCGGCAAGGAGGTCGACGAACTGGTCTGGCTACCGGTCGTCGACGCGATGAAAAAACTCGACTACGCACAGGATCGAAAGGTCTTGCGCAGGTTCGCCAAACAACCGGCGGACACCCAGACGGTGCTGGTGGTCCGGCACGGCACCGCCGGCAGCAAGTCACGCTACTCCGGCGACGACACCAAGCGACCATTGGACAAACGCGGACGCGCCCAAGCCGAAGCGCTGGTTCCGCAACTGCTGGCGTTCGGCGCCACGAAGGTGTACGCCGCCGACCGGGTGCGCTGCGAGCAGACGCTGGAGCCGCTCGCCGCCGAGCTCGGTGTGCGAATCCACACCGAGCGCGCCCTGACCGAAGAGGCTTACGCCAAGAGCCCGAAACGCGGCCGCCACCAGGTGCTGCGGATCGCCGCTCAGGGCGGCACACCCGTGATCTGCTCGCAGGGCAAGGTGATTCCGGACCTGATCGCATGGTGGTGCGACCGCGACGGGGTACGCCCCGACAAAGCGCGCAACCACAAGGGCAGCACGTGGGTGTTGTCGCTGTCGGCCGGCAAACTCATTGCGGCCGACCACATCGGCGGCGCGCTGGCCGCCAACGTGCGGGCCTGA